In Streptococcus sp. SN-1, a single genomic region encodes these proteins:
- the recJ gene encoding single-stranded-DNA-specific exonuclease RecJ has translation MITPTYEWRFAPQVEDADFTKIAKKAGLGPEVARLLFERGIQDQESLKKFLEPSLEDLHDPYLLHDMDKAVERIRQAIEEGENILVYGDYDADGMTSASIVKESLEQLGAECRVYLPNRFTDGYGPNASVYKYFIEQEGISLIVTVDNGVAGHEAIELAQSMGVDVIVTDHHSMPETLPDAYAIVHPEHPDANYPFKYLAGCGVAFKLACALLEEVQVELLDLVAIGTIADMVSLTDENRILVQYGLEMLGHTQRIGLQEMLDMAGIAANEVTEETVGFQIAPRLNALGRLDDPNPAIDLLTGFDDEEAHEIALMIHQKNEERKEIVQSIYEEAKTMVDPEKKVQVLAKEGWNPGVLGIVAGRLLEELGQTVIVLNIEDGRAKGSARSVEAVDIFEALDPHRDLFIAFGGHAGAAGMTLEVEKLSDLSQVLEDYVREKGADAGGKNKLNLDEELDLETLSLETVKSFERLAPFGMDNQKPVFYIKDFQVESARTMGAGNAHLKLKISKGEASFEVLAFGQGRWATEFSQTKNLELAVKLSVNQWNGQTALQLMMVDARVEGVQLFNIRGKNAVLPEGVPVLDFAGELPDLVDSEAVVVKTVPEDITQLKTIFQEQNFSAVYFKNDIDKAYYLTGYGTREQFAKLYKTIYQFPEFDIRYKLKDLATYLNIQQILLVKMIQVFEELGFVTIKDGVMTVNKEAPKREIGESQIYQNLKQIVKDQEMMALGTVQEIYDFLMEKE, from the coding sequence TTGATAACACCTACTTATGAATGGCGGTTTGCCCCGCAGGTAGAAGATGCGGATTTTACAAAAATAGCCAAGAAGGCTGGACTGGGTCCTGAGGTGGCTCGGTTATTATTTGAAAGAGGGATTCAGGACCAAGAAAGTCTGAAGAAGTTTTTAGAACCTTCCTTGGAGGACTTGCACGACCCTTATCTACTCCATGATATGGACAAGGCAGTGGAACGGATTCGTCAGGCCATTGAAGAAGGGGAAAATATCCTCGTTTACGGTGATTATGATGCGGATGGTATGACTTCGGCTTCTATTGTTAAGGAAAGTTTGGAACAGCTTGGCGCTGAGTGCCGGGTTTATCTTCCCAATCGTTTTACCGATGGTTATGGACCTAATGCCAGTGTTTACAAATACTTTATCGAGCAAGAAGGGATTTCTTTGATTGTGACGGTGGATAATGGGGTTGCTGGTCACGAAGCCATTGAATTGGCCCAGTCTATGGGAGTGGATGTCATTGTGACTGACCACCATTCCATGCCTGAAACCTTACCAGATGCCTATGCTATTGTCCATCCTGAACATCCGGATGCGAACTATCCTTTCAAATATTTGGCTGGTTGTGGAGTTGCTTTCAAGCTGGCTTGTGCCCTGTTAGAAGAAGTACAAGTGGAATTGCTTGATTTGGTCGCTATTGGTACCATTGCTGATATGGTTAGTTTGACAGATGAGAACCGTATCTTGGTTCAGTATGGTCTGGAAATGTTGGGACATACTCAGCGTATTGGTCTGCAAGAAATGCTGGACATGGCTGGGATTGCTGCCAACGAAGTTACAGAAGAAACGGTTGGCTTCCAGATTGCCCCTCGTTTGAATGCCTTGGGCCGCTTGGATGATCCCAATCCTGCCATTGATTTGTTGACTGGGTTTGATGATGAGGAAGCGCATGAGATTGCTCTCATGATTCATCAGAAAAACGAAGAGCGCAAGGAAATCGTCCAGTCTATCTATGAAGAAGCTAAGACCATGGTGGACCCTGAGAAGAAGGTCCAAGTCTTGGCCAAGGAAGGCTGGAATCCTGGGGTTCTAGGAATCGTGGCTGGTCGTTTGTTGGAAGAACTAGGGCAGACAGTTATCGTTCTTAATATAGAGGACGGTCGTGCCAAGGGTAGTGCTCGTAGTGTGGAAGCAGTGGATATTTTTGAGGCTCTGGATCCCCATCGAGACCTCTTTATCGCTTTCGGAGGCCATGCTGGCGCAGCTGGCATGACGCTGGAAGTTGAGAAACTTTCAGATTTATCTCAGGTTTTGGAAGACTATGTCCGTGAAAAAGGCGCAGATGCTGGTGGCAAGAACAAGTTAAATCTAGATGAAGAACTGGATTTGGAGACACTTAGCTTGGAAACGGTCAAAAGTTTTGAACGTTTGGCACCTTTTGGCATGGACAATCAGAAACCTGTCTTTTATATCAAGGATTTTCAGGTCGAAAGTGCTCGTACCATGGGGGCAGGGAATGCCCATCTCAAGTTGAAAATTTCCAAAGGTGAGGCGAGTTTTGAAGTGTTAGCCTTTGGCCAAGGCAGATGGGCGACAGAGTTTTCTCAAACCAAGAATCTAGAGCTGGCAGTCAAATTGTCTGTCAACCAATGGAATGGCCAAACTGCCCTCCAGTTGATGATGGTGGATGCTCGTGTGGAGGGTGTTCAACTCTTTAACATTCGTGGGAAAAATGCAGTCTTGCCTGAAGGAGTTCCAGTCTTGGATTTTGCTGGAGAACTACCAGATTTAGTAGATAGTGAAGCTGTTGTTGTAAAAACCGTTCCTGAGGATATTACTCAGCTGAAGACCATTTTTCAGGAACAGAATTTCTCTGCGGTCTATTTCAAAAATGATATTGACAAGGCCTATTATCTGACAGGTTATGGGACTAGAGAGCAGTTTGCCAAATTGTACAAAACCATCTACCAGTTCCCAGAGTTTGATATCCGCTACAAACTGAAGGATTTGGCAACTTATCTCAATATCCAACAAATATTGCTGGTCAAGATGATTCAAGTATTTGAAGAACTAGGCTTTGTGACGATCAAAGATGGGGTCATGACAGTGAATAAAGAGGCACCAAAGCGAGAAATCGGAGAAAGTCAGATTTACCAAAATCTCAAACAAATCGTCAAGGACCAAGAAATGATGGCGCTGGGCACTGTGCAAGAAATTTATGACTTTTTAATGGAAAAAGAATAG
- a CDS encoding amino acid ABC transporter ATP-binding protein translates to MALVEFEHVEKYYGDYHALRDINLRFEKGQVVVLLGPSGSGKSTLIRTINGLEAIDKGSLLVNGHQVAGASQKDLVPLRKEVGMVFQHFNLYPHKTVLENVTLAPIKVLGIDKKEAEKTAQKYLEFVNMWDKKDSYPAMLSGGQKQRIAIARGLAMHPELLLFDEPTSALDPETIGDVLAVMQKLAHDGMNMIVVTHEMGFAREVADRIIFMADGEVLVDTTDVDDFFDNPSEPRAQQFLSKIINHESDKVK, encoded by the coding sequence ATGGCTTTAGTAGAATTTGAACACGTCGAAAAATATTACGGAGATTACCATGCACTCCGCGACATCAATCTCCGTTTTGAAAAAGGGCAAGTTGTTGTACTCCTAGGCCCTTCTGGTTCTGGTAAGTCCACTCTTATCCGCACCATCAATGGTTTGGAGGCTATAGACAAAGGAAGTCTTCTAGTAAATGGTCACCAAGTTGCTGGTGCCAGCCAGAAAGATTTGGTGCCCCTTCGCAAGGAAGTCGGCATGGTTTTCCAGCATTTCAACCTCTATCCACACAAAACAGTGTTAGAAAACGTAACACTAGCACCCATAAAAGTTCTAGGAATTGATAAAAAAGAAGCTGAAAAAACAGCCCAAAAATATCTGGAATTTGTAAATATGTGGGACAAGAAAGATTCTTATCCAGCCATGCTTTCTGGTGGACAAAAACAACGGATTGCCATCGCACGTGGACTCGCTATGCATCCTGAACTCCTCCTCTTTGATGAGCCAACATCTGCCCTTGACCCAGAAACCATAGGCGATGTTCTGGCAGTTATGCAAAAATTAGCCCACGATGGTATGAATATGATTGTCGTTACCCATGAAATGGGCTTTGCTCGTGAAGTTGCCGACCGCATCATCTTTATGGCTGACGGAGAAGTTTTGGTAGATACGACCGATGTCGATGACTTTTTCGACAATCCAAGCGAACCTCGTGCCCAACAATTTCTCAGCAAAATCATCAACCACGAAAGTGACAAAGTCAAATAA
- a CDS encoding transporter substrate-binding domain-containing protein — MKKKFFLSALLISLFGLAAAKPVQADTSVADIQKRGELVVGVKQDVPNFGYKDPKTGTYSGIETDLAKMVADELKVKVRYVPVTAQTRGPLLDNEQVDMDIATFTITDERKKLYNFTSPYYTDASGFLVNKSAKIKSIEDLNGKTIGVAQGSITQRLITELGKKKGLTFKFVELGSYPELITSLHAHRIDAFSVDRSILSGYISKRTVLLDDSFKPSDYGIVTKKSNTELNDYLDNLVIKWSKDGSLQKLYDRYKLKPSSHTAD, encoded by the coding sequence ATGAAAAAGAAATTCTTTTTATCCGCATTATTGATTAGCCTTTTCGGCCTTGCTGCTGCAAAACCAGTTCAGGCTGATACTAGTGTCGCAGACATTCAAAAGAGAGGCGAGCTAGTTGTCGGTGTCAAACAAGACGTTCCCAATTTTGGCTACAAAGATCCCAAGACAGGGACCTATTCTGGTATCGAAACTGACCTGGCCAAGATGGTAGCTGATGAGCTCAAGGTCAAGGTTCGTTATGTACCAGTTACAGCACAAACTCGCGGACCCCTTCTAGATAATGAACAGGTCGATATGGATATCGCGACCTTTACAATCACAGACGAACGCAAAAAACTCTACAACTTTACCAGTCCTTACTACACGGACGCATCTGGCTTTTTGGTCAATAAGTCTGCCAAAATCAAAAGCATTGAGGATCTAAACGGCAAAACCATTGGAGTCGCCCAAGGTTCCATCACCCAACGCCTGATTACTGAACTGGGTAAAAAGAAAGGCTTGACCTTTAAATTTGTCGAACTTGGTTCCTACCCAGAATTGATTACTTCCCTTCACGCTCATCGAATTGATGCTTTTTCCGTTGACCGCTCGATTCTGTCTGGCTACATCAGCAAACGCACAGTACTACTAGATGATAGTTTCAAGCCATCTGACTACGGTATCGTTACCAAGAAATCAAATACCGAGCTCAACGACTATCTTGATAACTTGGTTATTAAATGGAGCAAGGATGGCAGTTTGCAGAAACTCTATGACCGTTACAAACTCAAACCATCTAGCCATACTGCAGATTAA